From a region of the Acinetobacter larvae genome:
- a CDS encoding MoaD/ThiS family protein, with translation MTALRIQIMCYGAVEKYLPEGLILYCTPQNSVASVLEQLHTQYPDAVDLIENCACAIAENIVQRQDILQQDCILVLLSPVAGG, from the coding sequence ATGACAGCGCTTAGAATTCAGATTATGTGTTATGGCGCGGTAGAGAAATATTTGCCTGAAGGCTTAATACTGTATTGTACGCCACAAAATAGTGTAGCCAGTGTCTTGGAACAGTTGCACACTCAATATCCCGATGCGGTGGACCTAATCGAAAACTGTGCGTGTGCCATTGCTGAAAATATTGTGCAACGACAAGATATTTTGCAGCAGGATTGTATCTTGGTTCTTCTGTCACCAGTCGCAGGAGGATAA